A region from the Paenarthrobacter aurescens genome encodes:
- a CDS encoding TetR/AcrR family transcriptional regulator yields the protein MTTAEPAAAKTKAKPPTPRERARTQTIADIIRLGREHLAVHGAAALSLRAVARDLGVVSSAVYRYVENRDELLTLLLIDAYNELGDEVDAAVDAVPGDDFPGQFRALSNAVRAWAIREPASYALLFGSPVPGYQAPGERTTVPGTRVIVRLVGIFDAAYRAGALSAEVTPAVVIPPALAEDLAAIRAEMNLAAPDASLARGVLVWTSVFGAISFEVFGQYGPETFKARDELFEHQLGVLQGVAGLQG from the coding sequence ATGACGACTGCCGAACCCGCCGCAGCTAAGACCAAGGCCAAGCCACCAACGCCGCGGGAACGGGCGCGCACGCAAACCATCGCGGACATCATCCGGCTGGGCCGTGAACACCTTGCGGTCCACGGCGCAGCCGCTCTTTCCCTGCGCGCCGTGGCGAGGGACCTGGGCGTCGTATCTTCTGCCGTGTATCGGTACGTCGAGAACCGCGACGAGCTCCTCACCCTCCTGCTCATCGACGCATATAACGAGCTCGGTGACGAAGTGGATGCTGCGGTAGACGCCGTCCCCGGGGATGACTTCCCCGGGCAGTTCCGGGCACTGAGTAATGCCGTCCGTGCCTGGGCAATCCGTGAGCCTGCCAGCTACGCCTTGCTTTTTGGCAGCCCCGTCCCTGGATATCAGGCGCCGGGGGAGCGCACCACTGTGCCCGGAACGCGTGTCATTGTCCGCCTCGTCGGGATCTTTGATGCCGCCTACCGCGCGGGTGCCCTGTCCGCAGAGGTGACTCCCGCCGTCGTGATTCCCCCGGCGTTGGCTGAAGACCTGGCGGCCATTCGCGCCGAGATGAATCTCGCGGCCCCTGACGCGTCGTTGGCGCGCGGTGTCCTGGTGTGGACGTCAGTGTTCGGGGCTATCAGTTTTGAGGTTTTCGGGCAGTACGGGCCGGAGACTTTCAAGGCCCGCGATGAGCTTTTTGAGCATCAGTTGGGCGTGCTGCAGGGCGTCGCCGGGCTCCAAGGCTAG
- a CDS encoding NAD-dependent epimerase/dehydratase family protein, giving the protein MYVVTGAGPVGYTVAEQLAEQGHQVRILTRSGSGPDHPLVERMRVDAADPARLTEAVAGAAAVFHCIHGSAYRAASWAAELPRAEQVVMDAAAAAGAVVVFPESLYSYSEPDRVMTEASPRTATGGKRGIRTALLAARQAHAANTVSVVAGDFFGPHVKMAHAGERMVTPILAGKAVQFIGSINQPHSFTYVPDLAAAMIAAARQPELWNTVLHAPTGPAVTQRDMAAAHAEAAGVAAPKVSTVPGWVLRVAGIFSTDMRELAELLYQFERPFVMDSSQSQKLLGLQPTPLAEAAAATVAWWRGGVPLRR; this is encoded by the coding sequence ATGTACGTCGTCACAGGAGCAGGGCCCGTGGGATACACGGTCGCCGAACAACTGGCCGAGCAGGGTCACCAAGTACGCATTTTGACTCGCTCAGGCAGCGGACCGGACCACCCCCTGGTGGAGCGCATGCGCGTGGATGCCGCCGATCCCGCGCGGCTCACTGAAGCAGTGGCAGGTGCCGCGGCGGTATTCCACTGCATCCACGGATCGGCCTACCGTGCAGCGTCATGGGCCGCCGAACTCCCCCGGGCCGAGCAAGTGGTGATGGATGCCGCGGCAGCCGCGGGCGCCGTCGTCGTCTTCCCCGAAAGTCTCTACTCGTACAGCGAGCCTGACCGCGTGATGACCGAAGCAAGTCCCCGGACAGCCACGGGCGGGAAGCGCGGCATCCGGACCGCCTTGCTGGCAGCACGGCAGGCGCATGCCGCCAACACCGTCAGCGTTGTTGCCGGCGACTTCTTCGGACCCCACGTGAAGATGGCACATGCCGGGGAGCGGATGGTGACACCCATCCTGGCAGGCAAGGCAGTGCAGTTCATTGGGTCCATCAACCAGCCGCACTCCTTCACGTACGTCCCGGACCTGGCCGCCGCCATGATCGCAGCAGCCCGGCAGCCCGAGCTGTGGAACACTGTGCTGCACGCCCCCACAGGCCCGGCCGTCACGCAGCGGGACATGGCCGCAGCGCATGCGGAGGCCGCCGGCGTTGCTGCACCCAAGGTGAGCACCGTGCCCGGATGGGTGTTGCGGGTGGCGGGTATTTTTTCCACGGATATGCGCGAGCTCGCCGAATTGCTGTACCAGTTTGAGCGCCCATTCGTGATGGATTCCTCGCAGAGCCAGAAGCTCCTGGGTCTCCAGCCGACTCCCTTAGCGGAAGCTGCTGCCGCCACGGTGGCCTGGTGGCGAGGCGGTGTCCCTCTCAGGCGGTAA
- a CDS encoding ROK family transcriptional regulator: MKPRAGSKALIREINEALVLDIVRTQAPVSRAKITVQTGLSAASVTGITGKLVHSGLLVETEIAPSTGGRPARLLELGREGVFAAGVRLSATEAHAVVVDLRGDVVATHSEPLASTEPGEAAAAAARAVRSAAGQMESRLIGVGAAVSGVVDQAGGLVRHSGAMGWTDIKFQMLLEEAVGQAVVVDSFVNAYARGLLFDDVFKGREMLIFSVGTSLGAAVVIEGRIQRGFNGAAGGFAHSRAITGPGPARPCHCGAEDCCETRGSLWGMQQELERSGQNRHIDPDVDSSLIADAALHLGIGMANAAKVLGPEQVVVGFAPEANLGTFAEQTKHAFMSQYLHANTPPPLFDAAIADPVALARGAACSVLAGLFTASPTG, encoded by the coding sequence ATGAAGCCACGCGCAGGCAGCAAGGCCCTGATCCGCGAGATCAACGAGGCCCTGGTGCTGGACATCGTCCGCACACAGGCGCCGGTATCCCGCGCTAAAATCACGGTCCAAACCGGTTTGAGCGCTGCCAGCGTCACCGGGATCACCGGCAAGCTGGTCCACTCCGGGCTGCTGGTGGAGACCGAGATTGCGCCCAGCACGGGTGGCCGTCCGGCGCGTCTCCTGGAGCTGGGGCGCGAAGGCGTCTTCGCAGCTGGGGTGAGGCTGTCCGCCACGGAGGCGCACGCCGTCGTGGTCGATTTGCGCGGCGACGTGGTGGCAACGCACAGCGAGCCGTTGGCATCCACCGAGCCTGGCGAGGCGGCAGCGGCCGCTGCCCGGGCTGTTCGATCTGCGGCAGGGCAGATGGAGTCCAGGCTGATCGGGGTGGGCGCAGCCGTTTCCGGCGTGGTGGATCAGGCCGGCGGTCTGGTGCGGCATAGCGGGGCGATGGGCTGGACTGACATCAAATTCCAAATGCTTCTTGAAGAGGCTGTGGGCCAAGCCGTCGTTGTGGACAGTTTCGTCAACGCCTACGCACGCGGTCTGCTGTTCGACGACGTTTTCAAGGGTCGCGAAATGCTCATCTTCAGCGTCGGCACCAGCTTGGGGGCCGCCGTCGTGATTGAAGGCCGTATCCAGCGCGGCTTCAACGGCGCGGCTGGCGGCTTCGCCCATTCGCGTGCGATCACCGGACCCGGGCCGGCCAGGCCGTGCCACTGCGGAGCCGAAGATTGCTGTGAAACCCGCGGCAGCCTGTGGGGCATGCAGCAGGAGCTGGAGCGAAGCGGCCAGAACCGGCACATAGACCCCGACGTCGATTCCAGCCTGATTGCCGACGCCGCCTTGCACCTGGGTATTGGCATGGCGAACGCCGCCAAGGTCCTCGGGCCCGAGCAGGTGGTGGTGGGCTTCGCGCCCGAAGCTAATCTGGGGACGTTTGCCGAGCAGACCAAGCACGCGTTTATGAGTCAGTACCTTCACGCCAACACTCCGCCTCCACTCTTTGATGCAGCCATCGCAGATCCTGTGGCCCTGGCGCGGGGTGCTGCGTGCTCGGTGCTGGCTGGCTTGTTCACAGCCAGCCCAACTGGGTAG
- a CDS encoding extracellular solute-binding protein, with product MRTATLATAVVVTAALTLTACGSSGSSTSDGGQATGKVTLWMYPVIKDETASKKFWQDTEASFETANPGIDLTIELQTFDKRDAQISAALAAGSGPDVVLITPDQAATYRNVRGLLPVDKAVEQDKDSFYPGTLEAATFDDEVFGVPLFQNINTTAYNTKIFADAGVPLPKTWDDLRSAAPVLVKKGVAVMDYAGSPEQTLNLSFYPLLWQAGGTVFTDDAKDIAFDSEAGVSALQLLIDLKKLGGLPADAATDGPKVEGAPIATGKAAMRATTSLPELKQMRAALGAENVALGAPLQGKVQATYGNPGLLALTSINKKENREAAYKVMSYLSSAESQKALNAAAGNLPTRTDAAALGTDPDSLAMAEALKTANPGESSPVARQVMGALAPNIQAALRGDVTAKEALDRAATEARGILQRSAS from the coding sequence ATGCGCACCGCCACTTTGGCCACAGCCGTCGTCGTTACCGCTGCTTTAACGCTCACCGCCTGCGGTTCATCTGGTTCGTCAACGTCCGACGGCGGCCAGGCCACCGGCAAGGTGACGCTCTGGATGTACCCCGTCATCAAGGACGAGACCGCCAGCAAGAAGTTCTGGCAGGACACTGAGGCAAGCTTCGAGACGGCCAACCCCGGAATCGACCTGACCATCGAGCTCCAGACGTTCGACAAGCGGGACGCCCAGATCTCGGCGGCACTTGCCGCAGGCTCGGGACCCGACGTCGTACTTATTACGCCTGACCAAGCAGCCACGTACCGTAACGTCCGCGGCCTGCTGCCAGTAGATAAGGCGGTTGAGCAGGACAAGGACAGCTTCTATCCCGGTACGCTGGAGGCCGCGACGTTCGACGACGAAGTATTCGGCGTTCCGTTGTTCCAGAACATCAACACCACCGCTTACAACACCAAGATCTTCGCGGACGCAGGAGTACCGCTGCCCAAGACCTGGGATGACCTGCGCAGCGCGGCGCCGGTTCTGGTGAAGAAGGGCGTCGCCGTGATGGACTACGCCGGAAGCCCCGAGCAGACGCTCAACCTGTCCTTCTATCCGCTGCTGTGGCAGGCCGGCGGAACGGTTTTCACCGATGACGCCAAGGACATCGCCTTCGACTCCGAGGCCGGTGTTTCGGCACTCCAGTTACTGATTGACCTGAAGAAGCTCGGCGGGCTTCCCGCGGATGCGGCCACCGATGGACCCAAGGTTGAAGGTGCTCCGATCGCCACCGGCAAGGCCGCGATGCGAGCCACCACGTCGTTGCCGGAATTGAAGCAAATGCGTGCCGCGCTCGGAGCCGAAAACGTTGCACTGGGCGCTCCGTTGCAAGGCAAAGTCCAGGCGACCTACGGCAACCCAGGTTTGCTGGCACTGACCTCCATCAACAAGAAGGAAAACCGGGAAGCCGCCTACAAGGTGATGAGCTACTTGAGCTCGGCCGAGTCCCAGAAGGCCCTCAATGCCGCCGCGGGAAACCTCCCCACCCGGACCGACGCCGCGGCCTTGGGCACAGACCCGGACTCCCTGGCCATGGCAGAAGCTTTGAAGACCGCCAACCCCGGCGAATCCTCACCTGTTGCACGCCAGGTCATGGGTGCCCTCGCTCCCAACATCCAGGCCGCCCTCCGCGGTGATGTCACCGCCAAAGAAGCCCTTGACCGTGCAGCCACGGAAGCCCGCGGCATCCTGCAGCGCTCGGCATCCTAA
- a CDS encoding carbohydrate ABC transporter permease, whose product MSINTRTRNTLAGRHPELTAPQLKPFGAKKARSREALAGILFVLPTLIIFGLFKFLPIFGAGAMSLTEYSLNGDFEFLGADNYVRLAEDPNFWQSLRVTFLYVAIFVPFIIAVSLAGAVLLDKLVRFTGTFRALLFIPYLSSFVMAGIIWTWIFSTDGPLNAALGGLGMGPVPFTSGPQLLVLLSLAVVSVWKGFGYSMLIFLAGLKAQPAEVHEAARIDGAGAWKSFWYVTLPLLKPVVFFVLVIETIVGFQVFDTIYVMTGGGPARASHSLIYFLFDEGFKFFDFGYASAIGVVLFVIVLILSLIQQRFFEGKDSK is encoded by the coding sequence ATGTCCATAAACACCCGAACCAGAAACACGCTGGCCGGCCGACATCCCGAGTTGACGGCCCCACAGCTCAAGCCTTTCGGGGCCAAGAAAGCCCGCAGCCGCGAGGCGCTGGCCGGCATCCTGTTCGTCCTTCCCACGCTGATCATTTTTGGCCTCTTCAAATTCCTCCCCATCTTTGGGGCCGGAGCCATGAGCCTGACCGAGTACAGCCTCAACGGTGATTTCGAGTTCCTGGGCGCAGATAATTACGTGCGCCTGGCCGAGGACCCCAACTTCTGGCAAAGCTTGCGCGTGACATTCCTGTACGTGGCGATTTTTGTTCCGTTCATCATCGCCGTGTCACTGGCCGGCGCCGTCCTCCTGGACAAACTGGTCCGGTTCACCGGCACCTTCCGGGCGCTGCTGTTCATTCCGTACCTGAGCTCGTTCGTGATGGCCGGCATCATCTGGACCTGGATCTTCTCCACCGACGGCCCGCTCAATGCCGCACTGGGCGGCCTGGGCATGGGACCCGTTCCCTTCACCTCAGGCCCTCAACTGCTGGTCCTCTTGTCCCTGGCCGTGGTCTCAGTGTGGAAAGGCTTCGGCTACTCCATGTTGATCTTTCTGGCCGGCCTTAAAGCCCAGCCCGCTGAAGTCCACGAAGCCGCCCGCATTGACGGGGCCGGCGCGTGGAAATCGTTCTGGTACGTGACGTTGCCGCTCCTGAAGCCCGTGGTGTTCTTTGTCCTGGTCATCGAGACAATCGTCGGCTTCCAGGTCTTCGACACCATCTACGTGATGACCGGCGGCGGACCCGCCCGGGCCAGCCACAGCCTCATCTACTTCCTGTTCGATGAAGGCTTCAAGTTCTTCGACTTCGGCTACGCATCGGCAATCGGCGTGGTGCTGTTCGTCATTGTGCTCATCCTCTCGCTCATCCAGCAGCGCTTCTTCGAAGGTAAGGACTCCAAGTGA
- a CDS encoding hydroxyacid dehydrogenase, translating to MNINKGVASPSSPPTALRLRILLSIPDAERAAFISPETRTALSELGDITEIAPAELQSLDAFAAAAADKDAFITAWGFPRLDAEHLAAAPNLKCVVHAASSLHALVSDTFWAAGIPISQAGAAMAPAVAELSLTFTLNLLRRVHLLDHSLRTGASWDDARNVSRAREISGARIGVVGASRTGRRYIDACLALGAKVSVCDPYIPAGDPLAAHSATLHDLLAGSDVVAIHAPATPETEGLIGAAELALLPDGAALVNTARSTIVDMEALYKEVHSGRIDAALDVFDQEPLPTDNPWRSLPNVLLTPHLGGATVDSRRRAGAIVVDELRRYISGEPLEHALTRTDLERMG from the coding sequence ATGAACATCAACAAAGGCGTTGCATCACCCTCCTCGCCCCCCACAGCACTCCGGCTGCGGATCCTGCTGAGCATCCCGGACGCCGAACGGGCAGCGTTCATCTCTCCCGAAACCCGCACTGCCCTCAGCGAGCTGGGCGACATCACTGAAATCGCCCCCGCCGAGCTCCAGTCCTTGGATGCTTTCGCGGCCGCTGCCGCAGACAAGGACGCATTCATCACCGCTTGGGGATTCCCCCGTCTCGACGCCGAACACTTGGCAGCGGCGCCGAACCTCAAGTGCGTCGTCCATGCAGCGTCTTCGCTGCACGCCCTGGTCAGCGACACCTTCTGGGCCGCCGGCATCCCCATCTCCCAGGCGGGCGCAGCCATGGCACCGGCCGTCGCAGAACTATCGCTGACATTCACGCTAAATTTGCTGCGCCGTGTGCACCTGCTCGATCACAGCCTCCGGACGGGTGCCAGTTGGGACGACGCCCGCAACGTCAGCAGGGCCCGCGAAATCTCCGGGGCCCGCATCGGAGTAGTTGGAGCGTCCAGGACAGGACGCCGCTACATCGACGCCTGCCTGGCACTCGGCGCCAAAGTGTCCGTCTGTGACCCCTACATTCCCGCGGGAGATCCCCTCGCAGCCCACTCAGCAACCCTGCACGATCTGCTGGCTGGCAGCGATGTGGTGGCTATCCATGCACCGGCCACTCCGGAAACCGAAGGTCTCATTGGCGCTGCCGAACTAGCCCTGCTTCCGGACGGGGCCGCGTTGGTGAACACTGCCCGCTCCACCATCGTGGACATGGAAGCCCTCTACAAAGAGGTCCACTCGGGCCGGATTGATGCAGCGCTGGACGTCTTCGACCAAGAGCCCCTGCCCACGGACAACCCCTGGCGTTCGCTGCCCAACGTGCTCCTCACGCCCCACCTCGGAGGGGCCACCGTGGACTCCCGACGCCGGGCCGGCGCCATTGTGGTTGACGAACTCCGCCGCTACATCAGCGGCGAACCCCTGGAACACGCCCTCACCCGCACCGACCTCGAACGAATGGGCTGA
- a CDS encoding sulfatase, whose product MRNILLIHCHDLGRFLGTYGVETVSTPNLDALADESTLFEQAFATAPHCSPARASLFTGTYPQSNGVLGLTHEPFGWDLNEPSQHIAYRLKSAGYQTELVGVHHESRVLADDVVASRLGFDRARTGGARDVVVHRATDALRRMSGSDRPFYLQVGFTEPHRVPSERDRPGVMGFLADGVNPDVSRGHTVPAHLVDNDGAREEIAELQGAVKHMDEGVGSILAELDSLGLRDQTLVLFTTDHGLALPRAKCTLYDAGLGVALMLRHPGNAAWSGKRVTDIVSHVDVLPTLLELAGLPVPEGLAGTSLRPAVEAGEAPRSHCFSQLSYHTYYDPKRSVRTSTHKLIVNFSNAPRAMDPTQSWIHRSLPADLGGPTIGTSPALELYDLTVDPEELDNIAGQPEQSEILRDLSATLFDWMRECGDPLLTAPVAASRHKLALDAIHEATLTRK is encoded by the coding sequence ATGCGCAACATCCTCCTGATCCATTGCCACGATCTGGGCCGCTTCCTGGGCACCTATGGAGTGGAGACCGTCTCCACACCCAATCTGGACGCCCTGGCAGATGAATCCACCCTCTTCGAACAGGCCTTCGCCACGGCCCCGCACTGCAGCCCTGCCCGCGCCTCACTGTTCACCGGGACGTATCCGCAGAGCAACGGCGTCCTGGGCCTCACCCACGAGCCGTTCGGCTGGGACCTGAACGAACCCTCCCAGCACATCGCCTACAGGTTGAAGTCGGCCGGCTATCAGACCGAGCTGGTTGGTGTGCACCATGAATCCCGGGTTCTGGCCGACGATGTAGTGGCCAGCAGGCTTGGTTTCGACCGCGCCCGTACGGGAGGTGCGCGGGACGTCGTCGTGCATCGCGCCACTGACGCACTGCGTCGGATGTCCGGCAGCGACCGTCCTTTTTACCTGCAGGTGGGCTTCACGGAACCGCATCGGGTGCCGTCCGAGCGGGACCGCCCAGGCGTCATGGGGTTCCTGGCCGACGGCGTGAACCCGGACGTCTCGCGGGGGCATACAGTCCCTGCCCACCTGGTGGACAACGATGGCGCCCGCGAGGAAATCGCCGAACTGCAGGGCGCTGTGAAGCACATGGACGAAGGCGTGGGCAGCATTCTCGCGGAACTCGATTCCTTGGGCCTCCGAGACCAGACACTGGTGCTGTTCACCACCGACCACGGCCTTGCGTTGCCCCGCGCCAAATGCACCCTGTACGACGCCGGACTGGGCGTTGCGCTGATGCTTCGCCACCCCGGCAACGCGGCATGGTCCGGGAAACGCGTGACGGACATCGTCAGCCACGTGGACGTCCTGCCCACCTTGCTGGAGCTGGCCGGACTGCCCGTCCCGGAAGGCCTGGCCGGGACCAGCCTGCGTCCGGCCGTCGAAGCAGGGGAGGCTCCGCGAAGCCACTGCTTCAGCCAGTTGAGTTACCACACGTATTACGACCCCAAACGATCAGTGCGGACATCCACGCACAAGCTGATCGTCAACTTCTCCAACGCACCACGCGCCATGGATCCCACCCAATCCTGGATTCACCGCAGCCTGCCGGCAGACCTTGGCGGGCCAACCATCGGCACCAGCCCGGCGCTGGAACTCTACGACCTCACCGTGGATCCAGAAGAACTGGACAACATCGCAGGCCAGCCGGAGCAGTCGGAAATCCTCAGGGATCTCTCCGCAACCCTCTTCGACTGGATGCGGGAATGCGGCGATCCCCTCCTTACCGCCCCCGTAGCAGCCAGCCGCCACAAGCTCGCCCTCGACGCGATCCACGAAGCCACCCTCACCCGAAAGTAG